The following proteins are co-located in the Carassius auratus strain Wakin chromosome 7, ASM336829v1, whole genome shotgun sequence genome:
- the LOC113106204 gene encoding uncharacterized protein LOC113106204 isoform X2, with translation MYKDIFNGSPISRVTMETQSEKKRAAYFTEAELEVLMHAYEEFKPIILKRSNTAASAKARELAWQKITDRVNACNPSGATRTLSQVKMKHKNILQKANRKKTEARLTGGGAPPPPLTPSEELALSLNKGRPVVAGIPGGSSSHILCTTSDGEKRVKYTDGQIVLLDSPERTQSVTVDEDDDDDEETTSAVTEVDNAGRSTEYIPRDLPTDEGPSASAHNLSRLPAKELYKVHLQKQIRKSDMEMDLIQLQMEEKRLLIKKAALEIELLENRLKEMKK, from the exons atgtataaagacattttcaatggATCGCCGATTTCACGAGTCACCATGGAAACTCAAAGCGAAAAAAAGAGAGCCGCGTATTTCACAGAGGCGGAGTTGGAAGTTTTAATGCATGCTTATGAGGAGTTTAagccaataatattaaaaagaagcAATACAGCTGCATCGGCTAAAGCAAGAGAGTTGGCTTGGCAAAAAATAACGGACAGAGTAAATGC gTGTAATCCTTCTGGAGCCACAAGAACTTTAAGCCAagtcaaaatgaaacacaaaaacattctgcaaaaag CTAACAGAAAGAAGACTGAAGCCCGTCTAACTGGCGGGGGGGCACCACCACCTCCCCTCACCCCATCTGAGGAGCTGGCTCTGTCCCTTAATAAAGGGCGACCAGTGGTTGCTGGCATTCCAGGGGGCAGTTCATCACACATACTATGCACCACAAGTGATGGTGAAAAAAGGGTGAAAT ATACTGATGGACAGATTGTATTATTGGACTCTCCAGAAAGAACACAGTCTGTCACAGTT gatgaagatgatgatgacgatgaagagaCCACATCTGCTGTGACAGAAGTGGACAATGCTGGTAGATCCACTGAG TACATACCTAGGGATTTGCCCACAGATGAGGGTCCTTCAGCCTCAGCACACAATCTAAGCAGG TTGCCAGCAAAGgagctgtataaggtccatcttcaaaaacaaataagaaaaagtgacatggagatggaccttatacagcttcaaatggaagagaaaaggctcctcattaaaaaagcagcacttGAAATAGAATTACTTGAGAATCGCCTTAAG gaaatgaagaaataa
- the LOC113106205 gene encoding putative nuclease HARBI1, with translation MYSLCTHFILPKLSVSGFPNVIGCIDGTHIPIKAPSINEGDYVNRKSIHSINVQVICEATQIITNVEAKWPGSVHDARIFRESSLCQTFQQGQYNGYLLGDRGYPCLPYLMTPYPEPEPGPQTRFNLAHSRTRAKVEMTIGILKSRFQCLRGLRVSPERACDIIVACVVLHNIATIRGESHPPCIEEDGPEEHRQILEANRDGRLLRDRICQNYFY, from the exons atgtattccttatgcacacacttcatacttccaaaactttctgtttcagggtttccaaatgtaattgggtgcattgatggcactcacattcctattaaagctccatcaataaatgagggagactaTGTTAATAGGAAATCTATTCATAGTATCAATGTGCag GTAATATGTGAGGCAACCCAAATCATCACCAATGTCGAGGCAAAATGGCCAGGATCTGTGCATGATGCCAGAATTTTCCGCGAGTCATCATTATGCCAGACATTTCAGCAGG GACAGTACAATGGTTACTTGCTGGGGGACAGAGGATACCCTTGTCTGCCCTATTTAATGACACCCTACCCTGAACCTGAGCCTGGACCACAGACACGGTTTAACCTGGCTCACAGCCGAACACGGGCCAAGGTGGAGATGACtatagggatcctcaaatctcggTTTCAGTGTCTGCGTGGGCTCCGGGTTAGTCCAGAGAGGGCATGCGACATTATTGTGGCTTGTGTTGTGCTTCACAATATTGCCACTATAAGAGGAGAGAGCCACCCTCCTTGTATTGAGGAAGATGGCCCAGAGGAACACCGACAGATTTTAGAGGCCAACAGAGACGGAAGACTTTTGAGAGACAGGATttgtcaaaattacttttattag
- the LOC113106204 gene encoding uncharacterized protein LOC113106204 isoform X1, producing the protein MYKDIFNGSPISRVTMETQSEKKRAAYFTEAELEVLMHAYEEFKPIILKRSNTAASAKARELAWQKITDRVNACNPSGATRTLSQVKMKHKNILQKANRKKTEARLTGGGAPPPPLTPSEELALSLNKGRPVVAGIPGGSSSHILCTTSDGEKRVKYTDGQIVLLDSPERTQSVTVDEDDDDDEETTSAVTEVDNAGRSTEYIPRDLPTDEGPSASAHNLSRLPAKELYKVHLQKQIRKSDMEMDLIQLQMEEKRLLIKKAALEIELLENRLKVRTCLNINLLHVKSGLSVSIYLSIYLSIYLSIYLSI; encoded by the exons atgtataaagacattttcaatggATCGCCGATTTCACGAGTCACCATGGAAACTCAAAGCGAAAAAAAGAGAGCCGCGTATTTCACAGAGGCGGAGTTGGAAGTTTTAATGCATGCTTATGAGGAGTTTAagccaataatattaaaaagaagcAATACAGCTGCATCGGCTAAAGCAAGAGAGTTGGCTTGGCAAAAAATAACGGACAGAGTAAATGC gTGTAATCCTTCTGGAGCCACAAGAACTTTAAGCCAagtcaaaatgaaacacaaaaacattctgcaaaaag CTAACAGAAAGAAGACTGAAGCCCGTCTAACTGGCGGGGGGGCACCACCACCTCCCCTCACCCCATCTGAGGAGCTGGCTCTGTCCCTTAATAAAGGGCGACCAGTGGTTGCTGGCATTCCAGGGGGCAGTTCATCACACATACTATGCACCACAAGTGATGGTGAAAAAAGGGTGAAAT ATACTGATGGACAGATTGTATTATTGGACTCTCCAGAAAGAACACAGTCTGTCACAGTT gatgaagatgatgatgacgatgaagagaCCACATCTGCTGTGACAGAAGTGGACAATGCTGGTAGATCCACTGAG TACATACCTAGGGATTTGCCCACAGATGAGGGTCCTTCAGCCTCAGCACACAATCTAAGCAGG TTGCCAGCAAAGgagctgtataaggtccatcttcaaaaacaaataagaaaaagtgacatggagatggaccttatacagcttcaaatggaagagaaaaggctcctcattaaaaaagcagcacttGAAATAGAATTACTTGAGAATCGCCTTAAGGTGAGAACTTGTCTGAATATTAATCTGTTGCATGTTAAAAgtggtctgtctgtctctatctatctatctatctatctatctatctatctatctatctatctatctatctag